The genomic segment CGGGGAAGGGTGACCGGCCCTCGTGCTCAGCCGGAATCTTTTTTGCGAATGGCTCGCTCGCCGCATTCTGCAGCCCGCAGGGCTGGGACAGCATAGCCCGTGGCAACGCCACGGGAAGCGAGGTGTTGTCTTCCAGGCTGACAGCCTGGCACACGTTGAGCAGTGGTGGCGTATATAGGGCTCGTAAGACGTGGAACGGTTCGGGATCGTCGTCATCACGCTCCGCGTGATGTCCCCGACCTCACGCGGTTCTGAGGGGAGCGACACCCGTCCGAACTGAGCGGACCTCACGCGGAGCGTGATGACTACGATCAAAGACCTTACACACCCACGGTTCCCGCCGGTTCTGAGCCTGTCCCAGGCTGTCAGCCTGGAAAGCCAATCCCAGTCCACCCGTGGCGTTGCCACGGGCTATGCTGCCCCAGCCTTTCAGGCTGAAAATCAAAGCCACTGACCGTTTCGACAACGCACGGCGCTCACGCATCACGCAGGAGGACGCGCAGCACCCACGCGCCGTCGATGTCCGGGTCGCCGGTGCGGCACGAGTCGAGCAGGTCCGCGTTGGTGCAACCGGCCTCCTGAAGCGCGTCGGCCAGGATCGGGAACGCGTCGGTGCGGCCGTGATCGCGAATCGAGAGGGCCAGATCGCGGGCCGTGTGGTTGTTGCAGGCGAGCCAGAGATGCACGTCGAGCGCCCTCGGCTTTTCCTTGTCCCGCAAATAGCTGGGGCAGAACTCGATACCGTTCGGCGGTGACTCATCCGGCTCTGAGTACCGCCAGGAGCGAACATCGGCATCAGCCCACGTAACGAACTCCCAGAAGGTATTGCCTGCTGCAACCGGATTGTGTTCGTGACCGTGTCGTAAACAAAGATAAGGGCACTCGTACCCGGGCGGCACTTGCGCCGAAGGGTCCCAGCAATACCAATCTCCTCCACCACTCGAGGCGAAATACACAAGCTGTTGAAACCAGCCGGCGTTCGGGAAACGGTTGCCAGCCTCCTCAACGTACTTTCGACAATCAGACGTGTGACCCACGACATCAAGGAACCCAGTGATCGACGGCGAGAATTGATCCAACTGAATCCAACTCATCAGTTCACCCGGCCCGAATCGCTTCATGAACTCCCTGTAACTTTGTGGCAGACGCGACTCCAACTGCGATTCGATCGCGTACAAGTCTGTTTCGGTCGCAAGTGGCACGCACACCCAAGCAGGGTTTCGACTCACCCGAATGCGGTCGAACACTGCGTCCCACGGTTGTGCTTTCTTTCGCTTCGCCACGGGCGTTCCCTCCGCCATCACTTCACCGGAAGCACGTCGAGTACGAGGTGGGATGGCGCTTTTGCCGATCGGAACACGCGCTGCGTCGCCTTCTGGAAGTCGGCGTCCTCGGCCTCGAAGATGTTCGGCACGAACTTCTGCGGGTTCCGGTCGATGACCGGGAACCACGTGCTGCTCACCTGCACCATCACCTTGTGCCCCTTGCGGAACCGGTGGTGCCCCCAGTTCAGATCGATCGTGTACTCCTCCACCGCGCCGGGTTGCACCGCCTCGGGTTTTTCCAGGCTCTTGCGGAACCGCGCCCGGACCGGCTCACCCGCGATGAGGAGCTGAAACCCGCCCATGTCCGCGGGCTTCGCGTAATCCTCGGGGTACACGTCGATGAGTCTGACGATCCAGTCGCAATCGGTCCCGGACGTCGAGCCGAATAGCTTCACCTTCATCGAACCGGCGATCACGAGATCTTCCGTGAGGGGATCGGTTTCGTAGGTGAGAACGTCCGGCCGCCCGTTCGTGAACCGCTGGTCTTGCAACATCCACACCGGCCACTCCGGGCCGGGGTACGTCGGCCGCACAGGACGGGGACGGTACGGCACCGGGTTCGCCGGATCGGACACGTATTCGTCTGCCGCAGCGCTTGGTTCCTCGGGTGCATCGAAGCTCAGCTTACCCTTGGGTTGGAAGTACAGCTTCCGCGGCGCGGCCGCCTTCGGCGGCCAGGCGTCGTAGGTCTGCCACTTGTTCGACCCGGTCTGGAACACGCGGGCTTCCGGCGGCGCGTCGCCCTTGTCCTTCAGATATTTCGCGAAGAACGGCGCCTGCACTTCCTTGCGGAAGTACGCGCCGGTGTCGGACCCGAACAACACGCGATCGAGGCGGTCGCCTTTACCCGCGCCCCAGCCGCCGTGGTTCCAGGGGCCGATGACCAGGAAGTTCTGATCCTTCGCGTCGTGTTTTTCCAGCAGCTCGTAGATGCGCAGGGGGCCGCGGAAGTCCTCCTGGTCGTACCAGCCAGCGACGTTGAGCGTCGGCACGGTCACCTTCTTCAGTCGCGGTTCGAGCGATTGTGTTTTCCAGAACGCGTCGTAGTTCGGGTGGGCTACGAAGTCGTTCCACGTCGGCAACTGGTTCTTGAAGTGCTTGCGGTTCACGTTCGCGAGCCCGCCCAGCTTCAGGTACCAGTCGTAGGTGTCGTACGTGTCGAACTTAAAATTGTGGTTGGTCTTGTCCGTCTCCATGAGCGCGACGTACTCGAAGCCGTAGCTCAGGCGGAACGCGCCGCTGTGGTGGAAGTCGTCGCCGAGGAACATATCGACCGGCGACGCCTGTGGGGACACGGCCTTGAGTGCCGGGTGCGGGTCGAGCATCGCGACCGCCGTGAGCCAGCCGGGGTAGCTGATGCCGAGCATCCCGACGCGGCCGTTGTTGTTCTTCACGGTCTTCAGCAACCAGTCGATGGTGTCGCTGGTATCGGACGCCTCGTCGACGGCTTTGGGGTCGTTGGGATCGCGGGCCGGGCGCGTCATCACGAACGCGCCTTCCGACTTGAACCGCCCGCGAATGTCCTGCAGCGCGAAGGCGTAGCCGTTTTCGGCGAGTTCCTTGAAATAGTTCTGGAGCAGCTTCTCCGTGCGCCCGTCGATGCCGTATGGCGTGCGCATGAGAATGATCGGGAGCGGCTCTTTTGCGTCCTTCGGAACATGAATCGTCGTGAACAGCTTGGTCCCGTCGCGCATCGGGACCATTGCTTCGGTGCGGTCGAACAGCGGGGCTTTCTTGTCTTGTGCCCGGCCGGTCGGCACGGTCAGAAAACAAACGGCAGCGAACGCGACCAGGTGTGCGACTCGGCGCATGTTGGGGGGCTCGGCGCGAGAATGAGTGGGTCGGGCGCCATTGTTCACACCGCGGGGGGCGTGTCAACTGGGGAGGCTGATGAGAAGGTTGATACCGGCCAGAGCCACGCGATCAATCCGATACCGCAGGTCGTTTTGAGCCCTGGAAGGGCGATCGTTCGTAGCCGGGGGGGGCGAACCCCTGGCCTCCTTACACGCTCATGTAGGCCGCTTCCAACTGCTTCACGTAACTCGCGGCAGCCGTGACCGGCGACTGCATCATCATCTCCCGGAGCGTGGCGCGGAGATCGGCCAGCGAGTCGCGCTGGTCGGCCCACGTTGCGGCCAGGGTCACGAGTTGGTCCGGCGAGTCGGCCACGAACTCCGGCAGCCCGAGCGCGTTCAGAACGGCCAGCCCCTGTCGCCCGCGCGCGTCGCGGCACGCGGCCGTCAGCACCGGCACGCCCATCCACAGGGCGTCGCACGCCGTCACCGCCCCGCCGAACGGGAACGGGTCCAGCGCCATATCGAACCGGTGGTACGTCCCGATGTAGTCGGTCGCCGTCAGCCGGTTAATGAGTTCGATCTGATCCGAGGCGACCCCGTGCCGCGTGAACCGCTCCGCTAGCGCCCCGGCCGACGTGACCGACTGCCCCGCGAGCAGCACCAGTCGCGCGTTCGGGACCGCGTTCAGGATCGCCGCCCACGTCTCCACGCTGGCGTCCGACACCTTGCCGGGGTGGTTCAGACAGCCGAACCGGAACTCACGGTTCCGGGCCGCGGGCAGCGGGTTGGGCTCGGGCGCCTTCGGCGGGACGTACAACCAGCCGAGGTCCGGCAGCCGGAGCAACTTCTCGACGTACAGTTCTTCGGCCGAACCGGGCGGATCGGTCACGGCGTCGGTGACGCGATAGTCCATCGTCCGTAGCCCGGTGGTCGCGGGATAGCCGAACAGGCTGATCTGCGTGGCGGCCGGCTTGCGCGCGAACGCCAACAGGCGGTTTCCGGGGCCGTGGCCGTTCAGGTCCACGAGTATGTCGATCTCGTCGGCGCGGACCGTTCCGGCCAACCGGTCATCGGTGAGGTGCGCGACCGGCTTCCAGGTGTCCGCGAGCCGGCGGAGGGCGTCGAGCTGCTCGTCCGGTTTCACCGGGCTGGCGTAAACGGTGATGTGGAAGCGGGTGCGGTCGTGGTGGGTGAGCAGCGCTTCCAGGAACGCGACCGCGGGCCGCGACCGGAAATCGCCCATCACGTAGCCGACGCGGGTGCGGCCCTTCGCGCCGGGCGGGCGCTTCGGTGGCACGGTCGCGGGCACGAGCGGGTTGGCGTAGGCGTCCGCCCAGGCGACGTGTTCGGCCTTCAGTTGCTCGGCCGTGAGGTGCGCCGAGCACATCAGGTTGAGGAGCAGGGCGCTGCCGGCGAGCGGGTTCGGGGCGAGTGTGAGCGCCCGCCGGAGCGCCTCGATGGCCTCCGCGGCGTGCCCCTGTTCCCCGAGGCTCGTTCCGAGGTTCATCCAGGCGTCGGCAAAATCGGGGCGGAGCCGGATCGCCTGCCGGTACCCCGCTTGAGCGTCGTCCGTGCGCCCGACGGTTTCCTGAACCACGCCGAGCGCGTTGTGCGCTTCGGCGTAGTCGGGGTTCAGCGCCAGTGCCCGTTCGAACGCGGTGACCGCGTCTTCGGTCTCTCCGGACGCGGCGAGCTGGATGCCGAGGTTCTGGTACCCGCGTGGCGCGTCCGGGAAGCGGGAGACGGATTCCCGGAGGGCCGCGACGGCTTCCGCACGGCGGCCGCAGCGGGCGAGCGCGTCCGCGAGGTAGTGGAGCGGGTCCGGCAGGTGCGGGGCGATGGTGGCCGCTCGGGCGAAGCAATCCACCGCCCGGGGCCACTCGCCGCTATGGCCCACGGCCAGGCCGAGGTTCACCAGCGCGGCCGGTGAGTTCGGGGTGATGCGAAGGACTTCCTCGTACCGGCTCGCGGCATCGCGCACGCGGCCGAGGCGGCGGTAGAGGTTCCCGAGGTTGAAGTGCGCGTCGGCGTGTGCGGGCGCGGCGGTAATCGCCTGGAGGTACAGCGCTTCGGCTTCCTGCGTGTCGCCCCGGCGGGCGATGATTGAGGCGAGGTTGGTGAGGCCCGATACGTGGTCGGGGACGTGCGACAAGAGTTGGCGATAGCCGTGTTCCGCGGCGTCGAGGTCGCCGGTCTGGTGCGCGGTCACGGCTTGTTGGAACAGGTCATCCGCGAAAGCCACGGTTCCTCCGTGTTCCGAGCGACTTGGGGCGACGTCGCGATTATAGCGGCGCCGGCGTGATCAAGGGCGCGATCAGCGCAAGGCGGCAGTGCTGAACGTGATAAGGCACGGCACCATCCCACCATCGCGACGAAATGCGGGTGGGATCGTGCCGTGCCTGGAAGATCTTTCGAAAGGCGGCCGTGAAAAGCAGGGTGGACAGCGCAACGCCTTGACCATGCCTACAAAATGCGGCCGCGAGAGCGGAATCACTCGCCGACGTAGGGCAGCAGGCCCATGAACCGGGCGCGCTTGACGGCCGTTCCTACCTCGCGCTGGAACGCGGCGCACAGCCCGCTGCGCTTGCGGCTGAATAGCTTGCCCTGGCTGGTGATCATCTTCTTGAGGTTCGTCACGTCTTTGAAATCGACGAACGCCGGCCGCGGGCAGCCCTCCTTGGTGCAGAACCGGCAACGGCCCTTCCGAGACTTCCCCAACTGCTTCCGCTTCATGTCGCGCCACCTGACCCGTGTGAAACTGCGGCTAAGATTCCGATATTTCGGAAGGTGTTAAGTTAGGTGCTGAAGTGGAGAGCGTCAACGCGAAACGCAGAGCGGAAAGACAAAGAGAATTCTGGCTCGGCGCGGCTCACGGGACGTCGGCCCTTCGGTCGGTCCGAAGGACCGGGCGCCCCCGACCCTGCCCCAGGCCGCAGGGCCAGAGGAGCAATGCCATATCGGCCTGAAGGGCCGCGCTTCGTAGCGCGCCCCTTCAGGCCACAACTCAGGACATGCCCAGGTCGGTCTTGAGGGCGGCGTACCAGTTGCTGAACCACCCCTTCTTGACCTTGTTGTTGCCCGTCTCCTCCATGACCGTAACAATCATCTTCTTGATCTCGCGGTCGTTCTTCTTGTTCTGCATTGCCTTCCGGATGTTCGCGAAGATCAACTCGAACTCCTTCTGGTCCACCATCCCGTCGTTCCCGGCGGCCGTCTCGACCTGGTCCTTGATCTGCTTGAGGACCGACGTTTCCATCACGTAGTTGTGCTCGTCGCACACCTGAACGAGCGCCGAGCGGGCGCTGTCGATACTCACTCCTAGCTGAATCGCGATCTGGAGGATTTCGCGCTCCTCGCCCTTGTCGATGTACTTGTCGTCGTAAGCCCGCAGTTTGATCTCGTTCACGAACCGCTTTTTGACATCGTCGATGGACATGATCGATCTCCTCGCTTCGGCCGTACCGGGGTTGGGAGTGGGTGAAAACACCCGCTGTAGGGTGTTCGTCGCGCGGTGCGAGATCTTTATCGACTTCTGCGCGATTATACCCTAACCTGCGGGCCGATCAACCGAACGGACTCGAACCGATGGGGTGGGGTGATGCCGACCGGAGCCGTGGACGCGGGTAAGGGCGGGCCGAGCAGGGCCGTGCCGGGGGCGGGCTGGGCGCTGGCCCTGCTCATCGGGATCAACCTGTTTAACTACATCGACCGGCAGATCCTCTCGGCCACATTGCCGAAGATCAAGCGGGACGCGGACATTTTTCAGGCGGGCGACGACTGGATCAACACCAAGCTCGGCGCCCTCACGACCGCGTTCATGGTCGCCTACATGTGCCTCTCGCCGCTGTTCGGCCGGTTCGGGGACCGGATGTCGCGGTGGGTCCTGGTCGGCATCGCGGTGATCCTGTGGAGCCTCGCCACCGGCGGGACCGGGCTCGCGGTCGGGTACGTGACCCTCTTCCTGACGCGCTGCCTGGTCGGCGTGGGTGAGGCGGCTTACGGGCCGGTGGCGCCGGCGATGCTGTCCGATATGTACCCGACCGACCACCGCGGGCGGGTGATGTCGTGGTTCTACAT from the Frigoriglobus tundricola genome contains:
- a CDS encoding SMI1/KNR4 family protein → MAKRKKAQPWDAVFDRIRVSRNPAWVCVPLATETDLYAIESQLESRLPQSYREFMKRFGPGELMSWIQLDQFSPSITGFLDVVGHTSDCRKYVEEAGNRFPNAGWFQQLVYFASSGGGDWYCWDPSAQVPPGYECPYLCLRHGHEHNPVAAGNTFWEFVTWADADVRSWRYSEPDESPPNGIEFCPSYLRDKEKPRALDVHLWLACNNHTARDLALSIRDHGRTDAFPILADALQEAGCTNADLLDSCRTGDPDIDGAWVLRVLLRDA
- a CDS encoding CocE/NonD family hydrolase, translating into MRRVAHLVAFAAVCFLTVPTGRAQDKKAPLFDRTEAMVPMRDGTKLFTTIHVPKDAKEPLPIILMRTPYGIDGRTEKLLQNYFKELAENGYAFALQDIRGRFKSEGAFVMTRPARDPNDPKAVDEASDTSDTIDWLLKTVKNNNGRVGMLGISYPGWLTAVAMLDPHPALKAVSPQASPVDMFLGDDFHHSGAFRLSYGFEYVALMETDKTNHNFKFDTYDTYDWYLKLGGLANVNRKHFKNQLPTWNDFVAHPNYDAFWKTQSLEPRLKKVTVPTLNVAGWYDQEDFRGPLRIYELLEKHDAKDQNFLVIGPWNHGGWGAGKGDRLDRVLFGSDTGAYFRKEVQAPFFAKYLKDKGDAPPEARVFQTGSNKWQTYDAWPPKAAAPRKLYFQPKGKLSFDAPEEPSAAADEYVSDPANPVPYRPRPVRPTYPGPEWPVWMLQDQRFTNGRPDVLTYETDPLTEDLVIAGSMKVKLFGSTSGTDCDWIVRLIDVYPEDYAKPADMGGFQLLIAGEPVRARFRKSLEKPEAVQPGAVEEYTIDLNWGHHRFRKGHKVMVQVSSTWFPVIDRNPQKFVPNIFEAEDADFQKATQRVFRSAKAPSHLVLDVLPVK
- a CDS encoding tetratricopeptide repeat protein, with translation MAFADDLFQQAVTAHQTGDLDAAEHGYRQLLSHVPDHVSGLTNLASIIARRGDTQEAEALYLQAITAAPAHADAHFNLGNLYRRLGRVRDAASRYEEVLRITPNSPAALVNLGLAVGHSGEWPRAVDCFARAATIAPHLPDPLHYLADALARCGRRAEAVAALRESVSRFPDAPRGYQNLGIQLAASGETEDAVTAFERALALNPDYAEAHNALGVVQETVGRTDDAQAGYRQAIRLRPDFADAWMNLGTSLGEQGHAAEAIEALRRALTLAPNPLAGSALLLNLMCSAHLTAEQLKAEHVAWADAYANPLVPATVPPKRPPGAKGRTRVGYVMGDFRSRPAVAFLEALLTHHDRTRFHITVYASPVKPDEQLDALRRLADTWKPVAHLTDDRLAGTVRADEIDILVDLNGHGPGNRLLAFARKPAATQISLFGYPATTGLRTMDYRVTDAVTDPPGSAEELYVEKLLRLPDLGWLYVPPKAPEPNPLPAARNREFRFGCLNHPGKVSDASVETWAAILNAVPNARLVLLAGQSVTSAGALAERFTRHGVASDQIELINRLTATDYIGTYHRFDMALDPFPFGGAVTACDALWMGVPVLTAACRDARGRQGLAVLNALGLPEFVADSPDQLVTLAATWADQRDSLADLRATLREMMMQSPVTAAASYVKQLEAAYMSV
- the rpsR gene encoding 30S ribosomal protein S18 — encoded protein: MKRKQLGKSRKGRCRFCTKEGCPRPAFVDFKDVTNLKKMITSQGKLFSRKRSGLCAAFQREVGTAVKRARFMGLLPYVGE